A genomic window from Cryptosporangium minutisporangium includes:
- a CDS encoding ribosomal protein bL36, translated as MKVRNSLRSLKQKDGSIVVRRHGRVLVVNKRNPRLKARQG; from the coding sequence ATGAAGGTGCGGAACTCGCTTCGGTCGCTGAAGCAGAAGGACGGCTCGATCGTGGTGCGCCGCCACGGGCGGGTCCTGGTCGTCAACAAGCGGAACCCCCGGCTGAAGGCCCGGCAGGGCTGA